The following proteins are co-located in the Eleginops maclovinus isolate JMC-PN-2008 ecotype Puerto Natales chromosome 23, JC_Emac_rtc_rv5, whole genome shotgun sequence genome:
- the bicc2 gene encoding bicaudal C homolog 2 isoform X1 translates to MATTNEESSPVPDAIAPQQPDPKTSVEPGSAVKPEPSEAQPDREEKEDEEDGEVGGNSVTGQENEREQSLDPEWVEERFRIDRKKLENMLYAPKHGDGETGGEFFERVMRETDTQVKWPSKLKIGAKSKKDPHVKVEGKRANVLEAKKKILEVLETRVNKVTLKLDVAYTEHSHVIGKGGGNIKKVMEVTSCHIHFPDSNRHNGTGEKSNQVSIAGPIEGVEEARRRIRDLQPLSLTFDLPVSLVPQALPDAGSPLIQQVVQTLGVSVSFRAMPPLPQAQPSFYESCCTVWGLQGNTAAVKKATCILMELLLGSEVTGGVVSSQMDVTSQQHLFLLGQNGSHFLSVMHQTQTQIILPDLSAPQSPPSLLIQGNPDGVCLARQQLMDCLPVCLMFDMREDGEADPCILAQMMQSLGVFISVKPKVKQTSKSVVVKGLERNISCLYEARRLLLGLDSCEIAKVTEMTSDPMLAGSGLTNYWLNMLLQQLRLSEQGSGPAAPSEAQTVIKTRPLPPPGLTPHADEGRIGLKGTDSRPLEKILENEDQSGQSDDDSAYDLPMSSSEVCDAVSYISRMGRRGSLQGPEGTKVLIQGRRHSTGQALTYRLLNAEIEGGRSERRNSLRRDMTHAQESYTAEDYDYERKKLLANRAMQRKPVVTEVQKPTDTWSGLGFSKSMPAEAIKELRNISRRSYKPYLSSSISQQQPWVSQMGKAFNGSNCENWRDRSGSTSSSLPVSSSSSSSSSSPSSPPSTFTSSSSSFPAFVSSMNRSRNDKPLESFPSSSSYFESVCSSRRASTCSQRSPSPQMTDDLPELLSQLGLIKYIDVFEQQEIDYQTFLTLSDEDLKEVGISTFGARRKMLLAISDLTKSKRRLSDTPAVKPGYLEGGASGRLPPIMDVEVAAQSNHW, encoded by the exons ATGGCCACCACCAACGAGGAAAGCTCTCCGGTCCCGGACGCCATAGCACCCCAGCAGCCTGACCCGAAAACTAGCGTAGAACCCGGCTCAGCAGTGAAGCCTGAGCCCAGTGAGGCCCAACctgacagagaggagaaagaggatgaggaagacGGGGAAGTAGGTGGAAATTCAGTGACGGGGCAGGAGAATGAAAGAGAGCAGAGTCTGGACCCGGAGTGGGTGGAGGAGAGGTTCAGGATCGacaggaagaagctggagaACATGTTGTATG CTCCGAAGCATGGAGATGGGGAGACAGGAGGGGAGTTTTTTGAGAGA GTGATGAGAGAAACTGACACTCAGGTGAAATGGCCGTCCAAGCTGAAGATTGGAGCCAAGTCAAAGAAAG ATCCACATGTGAAGGTGGAAGGGAAGAGAGCCAATGTTTTGGAAGCCAAAAAGAAGATACTAGAAGTGCTTGAAACCAGG GTCAACAAGGTGACTCTAAAGTTGGACGTGGCCTACACAGAGCACTCCCACGTGATCGGGAAAGGTGGTGGAAACATCAAAAAGGTGATGGAGGTCACATCTTGTCACATCCATTTTCCCGACTCCAACCGACACAACGGTACAGGAGAGAAAAGCAACCAG GTGTCCATCGCAGGGCCCATAGAAGGAGTGGAGGAAGCCAGGCGGAGGATAAGA GACCTGCAGCCATTGTCCTTGACTTTTGACCTCCCAGTCAGCCTGGTTCCCCAGGCTCTGCCAGATGCGGGCTCCCCTCTCATCCAGCAGGTGGTGCAGACTCTGGGGGTCAGTGTGAGCTTCAGGGCGATGCCACCTCTTCCCCAGGCACAACCCAGCTTCTATGAAAGCTGCTGCACCGTCTGGGGCCTGCAGGGCAACACAGCAGCTGTCAAG AAGGCAACCTGCATCCTGATGGAACTATTgctggggtcagaggtcacaggcGGTGTGGTGAGCAGTCAGATGGATGTCACCTCCCAGCAGCATCTCTTCCTGCTGGGACAGAACGGATCTCACTTCCTGAGCGTCATGCACCAGACCCAGACACAGATCATCCTACCCGACCTGAGCGCTCCTCAGAGCCCCCCCTCTCTGCTCATCCAGGGAAACCCTGATGGAGTGTGTCTGGCTCGGCAGCAGCTCATG gactgtctgcctgtgtgtttgatgtttgacaTGCGTGAAGATGGGGAGGCAGATCCTTGTATACTGGCTCAGATGATGCAAAGCCTGGGAGTCTTCATTAGTGTCAAGCCCAAAGTAAAGCAGACCAGCAAG TCAGTGGTGGTAAAAGGTCTGGAAAGAAACATCTCCTGTCTTTATGAGGCTCGCCGTCTGCTCCTGGGGTTGGATTCCTGTGAGATCGCCAAGGTAACCgagatgacctctgaccccatGCTGGCCGGCAGCGGGCTGACCAACTATTGGCTCAACAtgttgctgcagcagctccgTCTCTCCGAGCAGG GCTCTGGGCCAGCTGCCCCTTCAGAGGCACAGACTGTTATTAAGACCCGCCCCTTACCTCCACCTGGTCTCACCCCTCATGCTGACGAGGGGAGGATAGGACTCAAGGGAACAGACAGCCGACCTCTGGAGAAA ATCCTTGAAAATGAGGACCAGTCGGGCCAATCAGATGATGACAGTGCTTACGACCTGCCAATGTCATCTTCTGAGGTGTGTGATGCAGTCAGCTACATCAGCAGGATGGGGCGGAGGGGCAGCCTCCAGGGTCCTGAAGGTACCAAGGTTCTCATCCAGGGCAGACGCCACTCAACAGGGCAGGCCCTGACATACAG ATTGCTGAATGCAGAGATAGAAGGAGGAAGGAGTGAGCGGAGGAACAGCCTGAGGAGAGATATGACACACGCTCAGGAGTCATACACGGCTGAG GATTATGACTATGAGAGGAAGAAACTGCTGGCAAACAGAG CCATGCAGAGAAAGCCTGTGGTCACAGAGGTCCAAAAGCCAACAGACACCTGGAGCGGCCTCGGCTTCTCCAAGTCCATGCCAGCAGAGGCGATCAAGGAGCTCCGCAACATCAGCCGCCGCAGCTACAAACCCTAcctgagcagcagcattagcCAGCAACAG CCATGGGTTTCTCAGATGGGAAAAGCGTTCAATGGGAGCAACTGTGAGAACTGGAGGGACCGAAGTGGATCCACATCTTCATCCCTGCCtgtatcttcctcctcctcttcttcatcctcctccccctcctcacccccaTCTACTTTCAcgtcatcctcatcctccttccCTGCATTTGTATCCTCAATGAATAGAAGCAGAAATGACAAACCCt TGGAGAGCTTcccgagcagcagcagctacttTGAAAGTGTGTGCTCGTCGAGGAGGGCCTCAACCTGCAGTCAGCGGAGCCCCTCCCCACAGATGACGGATGACCTGCCTGAACTGCTCAGCCAACTTGGACTAATCAAATACATCGATGTGTTTGAACAACAAGag ATTGACTACCAGACTTTCCTCACTCTGTCGGATGAAGATCTGAAGGAAGTGGGCATTTCCACCTTTGGAGCGAGACGCAAGATGTTATTGGCCATCTCAG ACCTGACCAAGAGCAAGAGGAGGCTCTCAGACACACCTGCAGTGAAGCCTGGATACCTGGAAGGTGGTGCCAGCGGGCGACTACCGCCAATCATGGATGTAGAAGTGGCTGCTCAGAGTAATCACTGGTGA
- the bicc2 gene encoding bicaudal C homolog 2 isoform X2, whose protein sequence is MRETDTQVKWPSKLKIGAKSKKDPHVKVEGKRANVLEAKKKILEVLETRVNKVTLKLDVAYTEHSHVIGKGGGNIKKVMEVTSCHIHFPDSNRHNGTGEKSNQVSIAGPIEGVEEARRRIRDLQPLSLTFDLPVSLVPQALPDAGSPLIQQVVQTLGVSVSFRAMPPLPQAQPSFYESCCTVWGLQGNTAAVKKATCILMELLLGSEVTGGVVSSQMDVTSQQHLFLLGQNGSHFLSVMHQTQTQIILPDLSAPQSPPSLLIQGNPDGVCLARQQLMDCLPVCLMFDMREDGEADPCILAQMMQSLGVFISVKPKVKQTSKSVVVKGLERNISCLYEARRLLLGLDSCEIAKVTEMTSDPMLAGSGLTNYWLNMLLQQLRLSEQGSGPAAPSEAQTVIKTRPLPPPGLTPHADEGRIGLKGTDSRPLEKILENEDQSGQSDDDSAYDLPMSSSEVCDAVSYISRMGRRGSLQGPEGTKVLIQGRRHSTGQALTYRLLNAEIEGGRSERRNSLRRDMTHAQESYTAEDYDYERKKLLANRAMQRKPVVTEVQKPTDTWSGLGFSKSMPAEAIKELRNISRRSYKPYLSSSISQQQPWVSQMGKAFNGSNCENWRDRSGSTSSSLPVSSSSSSSSSSPSSPPSTFTSSSSSFPAFVSSMNRSRNDKPLESFPSSSSYFESVCSSRRASTCSQRSPSPQMTDDLPELLSQLGLIKYIDVFEQQEIDYQTFLTLSDEDLKEVGISTFGARRKMLLAISDLTKSKRRLSDTPAVKPGYLEGGASGRLPPIMDVEVAAQSNHW, encoded by the exons ATGAGAGAAACTGACACTCAGGTGAAATGGCCGTCCAAGCTGAAGATTGGAGCCAAGTCAAAGAAAG ATCCACATGTGAAGGTGGAAGGGAAGAGAGCCAATGTTTTGGAAGCCAAAAAGAAGATACTAGAAGTGCTTGAAACCAGG GTCAACAAGGTGACTCTAAAGTTGGACGTGGCCTACACAGAGCACTCCCACGTGATCGGGAAAGGTGGTGGAAACATCAAAAAGGTGATGGAGGTCACATCTTGTCACATCCATTTTCCCGACTCCAACCGACACAACGGTACAGGAGAGAAAAGCAACCAG GTGTCCATCGCAGGGCCCATAGAAGGAGTGGAGGAAGCCAGGCGGAGGATAAGA GACCTGCAGCCATTGTCCTTGACTTTTGACCTCCCAGTCAGCCTGGTTCCCCAGGCTCTGCCAGATGCGGGCTCCCCTCTCATCCAGCAGGTGGTGCAGACTCTGGGGGTCAGTGTGAGCTTCAGGGCGATGCCACCTCTTCCCCAGGCACAACCCAGCTTCTATGAAAGCTGCTGCACCGTCTGGGGCCTGCAGGGCAACACAGCAGCTGTCAAG AAGGCAACCTGCATCCTGATGGAACTATTgctggggtcagaggtcacaggcGGTGTGGTGAGCAGTCAGATGGATGTCACCTCCCAGCAGCATCTCTTCCTGCTGGGACAGAACGGATCTCACTTCCTGAGCGTCATGCACCAGACCCAGACACAGATCATCCTACCCGACCTGAGCGCTCCTCAGAGCCCCCCCTCTCTGCTCATCCAGGGAAACCCTGATGGAGTGTGTCTGGCTCGGCAGCAGCTCATG gactgtctgcctgtgtgtttgatgtttgacaTGCGTGAAGATGGGGAGGCAGATCCTTGTATACTGGCTCAGATGATGCAAAGCCTGGGAGTCTTCATTAGTGTCAAGCCCAAAGTAAAGCAGACCAGCAAG TCAGTGGTGGTAAAAGGTCTGGAAAGAAACATCTCCTGTCTTTATGAGGCTCGCCGTCTGCTCCTGGGGTTGGATTCCTGTGAGATCGCCAAGGTAACCgagatgacctctgaccccatGCTGGCCGGCAGCGGGCTGACCAACTATTGGCTCAACAtgttgctgcagcagctccgTCTCTCCGAGCAGG GCTCTGGGCCAGCTGCCCCTTCAGAGGCACAGACTGTTATTAAGACCCGCCCCTTACCTCCACCTGGTCTCACCCCTCATGCTGACGAGGGGAGGATAGGACTCAAGGGAACAGACAGCCGACCTCTGGAGAAA ATCCTTGAAAATGAGGACCAGTCGGGCCAATCAGATGATGACAGTGCTTACGACCTGCCAATGTCATCTTCTGAGGTGTGTGATGCAGTCAGCTACATCAGCAGGATGGGGCGGAGGGGCAGCCTCCAGGGTCCTGAAGGTACCAAGGTTCTCATCCAGGGCAGACGCCACTCAACAGGGCAGGCCCTGACATACAG ATTGCTGAATGCAGAGATAGAAGGAGGAAGGAGTGAGCGGAGGAACAGCCTGAGGAGAGATATGACACACGCTCAGGAGTCATACACGGCTGAG GATTATGACTATGAGAGGAAGAAACTGCTGGCAAACAGAG CCATGCAGAGAAAGCCTGTGGTCACAGAGGTCCAAAAGCCAACAGACACCTGGAGCGGCCTCGGCTTCTCCAAGTCCATGCCAGCAGAGGCGATCAAGGAGCTCCGCAACATCAGCCGCCGCAGCTACAAACCCTAcctgagcagcagcattagcCAGCAACAG CCATGGGTTTCTCAGATGGGAAAAGCGTTCAATGGGAGCAACTGTGAGAACTGGAGGGACCGAAGTGGATCCACATCTTCATCCCTGCCtgtatcttcctcctcctcttcttcatcctcctccccctcctcacccccaTCTACTTTCAcgtcatcctcatcctccttccCTGCATTTGTATCCTCAATGAATAGAAGCAGAAATGACAAACCCt TGGAGAGCTTcccgagcagcagcagctacttTGAAAGTGTGTGCTCGTCGAGGAGGGCCTCAACCTGCAGTCAGCGGAGCCCCTCCCCACAGATGACGGATGACCTGCCTGAACTGCTCAGCCAACTTGGACTAATCAAATACATCGATGTGTTTGAACAACAAGag ATTGACTACCAGACTTTCCTCACTCTGTCGGATGAAGATCTGAAGGAAGTGGGCATTTCCACCTTTGGAGCGAGACGCAAGATGTTATTGGCCATCTCAG ACCTGACCAAGAGCAAGAGGAGGCTCTCAGACACACCTGCAGTGAAGCCTGGATACCTGGAAGGTGGTGCCAGCGGGCGACTACCGCCAATCATGGATGTAGAAGTGGCTGCTCAGAGTAATCACTGGTGA